The DNA window GGTTACTTTATCTCGGAAGGCCAGTCAAAGTAATCGACAAGGTACTTCGGGCACCAGCACAACATCAGATCTTGCAGATACACTTTCCAAACTACGACTTCAGCTCGAAGACTTCTCAGATGAAGACAGCAAAGTGTCCAGCAAGGACCAGTTCACCACCCCTCCTAGTACTCCCCCAAGAGGTGCCAATCCCAAGGGCCTTGTCTCTCCAAGCAAAAAGATCGCTATACCTAAGACACCTCACCATCCAAGTACGGACGCTTTCTGGAACCAAGATTTGGTAAATGATTGGAATGACCAGCACTCGCCCCGCAAACTTATGCTTCCCCCTGCCACAAAGAGTCCTAAGAAGGCGAGCCCTAAGAAAGACCCGAAAAAGGAGACCAAGAAATCCTTCGCCGCTAGAAAACACGCGCTGGCTGAGACTTTCTTGCTCGAGCTGGACAGTAAGATCACTCAAGGTAGAATTGCTGAGCTTGCTGAGTCCACGGGTGGCGTGAAGCTTGTGTGGACGAAGACACTCAACACCACAGCTGGCCGAGCTGGCTGGCGGCGCGAGACTATTCGAACCACACGGAAAGCTGATGGCGAGCAAACATCTGTGACGTATAAGCATCACGCCTCGATTGAGCTTGCTGAAAAGGTCATTGATGACGAGCACCGTCTTCTCAATGTGATGGCCCACGAATTCTGCCATCTTGCCAACTTCATGGTCAGTGGTGTTACAACAAATCCTCACGGTCGTGAGTTCAAAGTTTGGGCGGCGAAGTGTTCGGCTGTCTTTGGTGACCGTGGTATCGAGGTGACAACGAAGCACAGCTATGATATCGACTTCAAGTACGTGTGGGAATGCGATGAGTGCGCAACTGAGTTCAAAAGGCACTCCAAAAGTATTGACCCAAGACGACACCGATGCGGCAACTGCAAAGGATTGTTAAAACAAACGAAACCGGCTCCCAGAGGAGCGGCAGCAGGGAAAGCCCCAAGCCGATACCAGGCGTTCGTCAAAGAGCAGATGACTATTGTCAGAGGGGAGAACCCCGGTTGTCCGCAAAAAGTTGTGATGAAGCTCATTGCGGAGAAATGGGCGAGGCAGGAGGGCAAATCTGGAGGCAAAGGCCTCAGCAAATCAGGAGTCGAACGAATTGCTGAAACGCTGGTTGATTTGACGATCGAGGGCGAAGCATAGATAAGAGCATGCTAGATTGATATTCATACGCATAGTACTATACATGATATAtatcgcattagacttcgaggaacacccataTCAACTATACATGATATAACGGTACAAGCGACTGACTATATAAACACATTTTCTGTGACTTGTATTAATTAGGCCTCACATCTGGCTCTTTATGACATAGGTGGTTTTTGTCTTTGTGTACTTCCTGATCAAATCTTCCTCCCAAAACAAGCGTTCCCTCCATGACGGGCTACCCTGTATCATGATAGCATGACAGATCGTGCATACCTAGTCAAAGTCACGGTCGTCAGCAAGTGTACGAGATGTTGGCTTCTCCATTATCTAGACAATCGTTGCATTTttttatttgtccatccacaAAGAAAATATCATCAATCGTAGTAGTCATCTCAGAATACTCTACTTCCTCTGGTTCCATATGGTTCCTCAACAAAAACGTACACCTACTTGTCCATATTCCTTCGTATTCAGGCGCCGAAGAGACCCCagtccttgatcttgaaagTCTCCCAAATTTTGGCCGAGTACTCGACAGCATCACCAATC is part of the Fusarium poae strain DAOMC 252244 chromosome 4, whole genome shotgun sequence genome and encodes:
- a CDS encoding hypothetical protein (BUSCO:25856at5125); the protein is MTRLAEAHSSSDDDLPDLKILLQKPSIRETKKVTMPTVPTTTARTSRVTTNSETKRVRRLGEFKPPTANPLLQKWMSSEKGGMRGRRSKTTSDKLSRETTPTSSFSGSRKDMSSGSDSEEDNATPQFRQQPSRGRNRRIIEDSDDSDDESEKSSGSESGAVLTRSQRLQSTKTSTVIVPNMSSKAQTSRIDLSIKSKALAFAREIDSEADPEEDHEEEDVEEPSVYQTADEASDSASEPDWLNDSPEVPTRKETRQPSNPPPKITSVNDRVLSIKNAPNLLPKAPDGVADASNSKFRGFIKKPTSSGEVTLSRKASQSNRQGTSGTSTTSDLADTLSKLRLQLEDFSDEDSKVSSKDQFTTPPSTPPRGANPKGLVSPSKKIAIPKTPHHPSTDAFWNQDLVNDWNDQHSPRKLMLPPATKSPKKASPKKDPKKETKKSFAARKHALAETFLLELDSKITQGRIAELAESTGGVKLVWTKTLNTTAGRAGWRRETIRTTRKADGEQTSVTYKHHASIELAEKVIDDEHRLLNVMAHEFCHLANFMVSGVTTNPHGREFKVWAAKCSAVFGDRGIEVTTKHSYDIDFKYVWECDECATEFKRHSKSIDPRRHRCGNCKGLLKQTKPAPRGAAAGKAPSRYQAFVKEQMTIVRGENPGCPQKVVMKLIAEKWARQEGKSGGKGLSKSGVERIAETLVDLTIEGEA